A window from Neodiprion fabricii isolate iyNeoFabr1 chromosome 2, iyNeoFabr1.1, whole genome shotgun sequence encodes these proteins:
- the LOC124175612 gene encoding uncharacterized protein LOC124175612 gives MEVVTSHIKATVTPTKITELSEFQCNQSSNMNSFVMMTSFVLLAVLSSGIAGLVPAAVSAPLVAAPAAVGYAKAVPYNIPPYASRVDISTRNLAAPYVAAAPYVAAPALPYAALPSAPLVAAPGFVPSAYAGSLAAPLAHAYAAHSAAIVGWAVEMEENNEETKVMFCHGIFQTKGNVGTFTIDGATPDFVHREPTSCYRVWLARNTYRHLTKGHLVCKRGANPFLRHRLSTHRRNGEGSPATVEKPSIKASVHKPSTSQSSQRIQQTKPILKMMTKCLILVAALVAVCSGGAVPLAVPAPVPAALTVGTFASSYNAHAINHAIAAPYVAPAVAAAPYVAPAVAAAPLAAAPVAYSAAYPAYSAYPAFNAYSAPLFAGRR, from the exons ATGGAGGTGGTAACGTCGCATATAAAAGCTACCGTAACTCCGACGAAGATCACAGAGCTCAGTGAGTTTCAGTGTAACCAATCAAGCAACATGAACTCCTTCGTGATG aTGACCAGCTTCGTTCTCCTGGCCGTTCTCAGCAGCGGTATCGCCGGTTTGGTACCGGCGGCTGTTTCGGCTCCGCTGGTTGCGGCACCCGCTGCGGTCGGGTACGCAAAGGCAGTGCCCTACAACATCCCGCCCTACGCCTCGAGGGTCGACATAAGCACGAGGAACCTGGCCGCCCCCTACGTCGCAGCCGCTCCCTACGTCGCGGCCCCCGCACTTCCGTACGCGGCACTTCCGTCGGCTCCACTCGTCGCTGCACCGGGCTTTGTGCCCTCGGCTTACGCCGGAAGTCTGGCCGCCCCATTGGCCCACGCCTACGCAGCTCACAGCGCCGCGATCGTGGGGTG GGCTGTCGAAATGGAAGAAAACAACGAGGAAACCAAAGTCATGTTTTGCCATGGAATATTCCAGACAAAGGGAAATGTTGGAACGTTCACGATCGACGGGGCTACGCCAGACTTCGTCCAC AGGGAGCCCACCAGCTGTTACCGGGTGTGGCTCGCCCGTAATACCTATAGACATTTGACCAAAGGTCATCTGGTATGCAAGAGAGGTGCGAATCCATTTCTTCGACATCGGTTGAGTACCCACCGCAGAAATGGTGAGGGATCCCCTGCCACCGTTGAAAAACCGAGTATAAAAGCCAGCGTCCATAAGCCGAGTACATCGCAGTCTTCGCAGCGGATCCAACAAACCAAACCAATTCTCAAAATGATGACCAAGTGCCTC ATCCTCGTCGCCGCCCTCGTGGCCGTTTGCTCCGGCGGTGCCGTTCCTCTGGCGGTACCAGCACCAGTTCCGGCTGCTCTGACCGTCGGAACTTTCGCGAGCAGCTACAACGCTCACGCCATCAACCACGCCATTGCCGCACCTTATGTAGCCCCAGCCGTAGCCGCCGCACCTTACGTAGCCCCAGCCGTAGCCGCCGCACCCTTGGCCGCAGCACCCGTAGCCTATTCCGCCGCTTACCCTGCCTATTCCGCGTACCCAGCCTTCAACGCGTACTCGGCTCCCCTGTTCGCCGGACGTCGTTAA
- the LOC124175883 gene encoding tubulin beta chain: MREIVHLQAGQCGNQIGAKFWEVISDEHGIDPTGTYHGDSDLQLERINVYYNEATGGKYVPRAILVDLEPGTMDAVRSGPFGQIFRPDNFVFGQSGAGNNWAKGHYTEGAELVDSVLDVVRKEAESCDCLQGFQLTHSLGGGTGAGMGTLLISKIREEYPDRIMMTFSVVPSPKVSDTVVEPYNCTLSVHQLVENTDESYCIDNEALYDICFRTLKLTTPTYGDLNHLVSATLSGVTTCLRFPGQLNADLRKLAVNMVPFPRLHFFIPGFAPLTSRGSQQYRALTVPELTQQMFDAKNMMAACDPRHGRYLTVAAVFRGRMSMKEVDEQMLNIQNKNSSYFVEWIPSNVKTAVCDIPPRGLKMSATFIGNSTAIQELFKRVSEQFTAMFRRKAFLHWYTGEGMDEMEFTEAESNMNDLVSEYQQYQDATAEEDGEFDEEEEGEGEDK; the protein is encoded by the exons ATGCGTGAAATCGTACATCTTCAAGCCGGGCAATGCGGCAACCAAATTGGAGCCAAG TTCTGGGAGGTGATTTCCGACGAGCACGGCATCGATCCGACCGGCACGTACCACGGCGACTCGGATCTGCAGCTGGAGCGGATTAACGTCTACTACAACGAGGCGACTGGGGGCAAATACGTGCCGAGGGCGATCCTGGTGGACCTTGAGCCGGGGACCATGGACGCGGTGCGCTCGGGTCCGTTCGGGCAGATATTCCGGCCCGACAATTTCGTCTTCGGGCAGAGCGGCGCCGGGAACAACTGGGCGAAGGGCCACTACACGGAGGGTGCGGAGCTGGTGGACTCGGTCCTGGACGTCGTGAGGAAGGAGGCGGAGAGCTGCGACTGCTTGCAGGGCTTCCAACTGACGCACTCACTGGGCGGCGGGACCGGCGCTGGAATGGGAACTCTACTGATATCGAAGATCCGCGAGGAGTATCCCGACCGTATAATGATGACCTTCAGCGTGGTGCCCTCGCCCAAGGTCTCCGACACCGTGGTCGAGCCCTACAACTGCACCTTGTCGGTCCATCAGCTGGTGGAGAACACCGACGAGTCGTACTGCATCGACAACGAGGCCCTCTACGACATCTGCTTCAGGACCCTGAAGCTGACCACCCCGACCTACGGGGACCTTAACCATCTTGTCAGCGCCACGCTCAGCGGTGTTACGACCTGCCTCAGATTCCCCGGACAGCTGAACGCAGACCTGAGGAAACTCGCCGTGAACATGGTGCCCTTCCCTCGGCTCCACTTCTTCATCCCCGGGTTCGCACCCCTCACTTCCCGCGGTTCGCAACAGTACCGAGCTCTAACGGTCCCCGAACTCACTCAGCAGATGTTCGACGCGAAGAACATGATGGCGGCCTGCGACCCCCGGCACGGTAGGTACCTCACCGTGGCCGCGGTCTTCAGGGGTAGGATGTCCATGAAGGAGGTCGACGAGCAGATGCTCAACATTCAGAACAAGAACAGCAGTTACTTCGTCGAGTGGATACCGAGTAACGTGAAAACCGCGGTCTGCGACATCCCGCCTCGCGGTCTCAAGATGTCCGCCACGTTCATCGGGAACTCAACCGCGATACAGGAGCTCTTCAAACGCGTTTCCGAACAGTTCACAGCGATGTTCAGGCGCAAGGCTTTCCTTCATTGGTACACCGGCGAGGGCATGGACGAGATGGAGTTCACCGAGGCCGAGAGCAACATGAACGACTTGGTCTCCGAGTACCAGCAGTACCAGGACGCCACCGCTGAAGAGGACGGGGAGTTtgacgaagaggaggagggCGAGGGCGAGGACAAGTGA
- the LOC124175889 gene encoding larval/pupal cuticle protein H1C-like, protein MFKLVLLVASLAYASAGIIPSYGGYGYGSLGHGVAVAAPAVSYATHAAPVVSYAAHTAPVAYAAHAPVATSYANTYKVSYPAAHVAKVAVAAPALSYAAAPTLAYGHGLGYGYSAGYGHGLGYGYGGYGYGHGTYVH, encoded by the exons ATGTTCAAGCTG GTACTCCTCGTCGCCTCTCTGGCCTACGCTTCCGCCGGAATCATCCCCTCCTACGGAGGCTACGGATACGGCTCTCTCGGTCACGGCGTCGCCGTCGCAGCCCCAGCCGTGAGCTACGCCACCCATGCCGCCCCCGTCGTGAGCTACGCCGCTCACACCGCTCCGGTTGCCTACGCCGCTCATGCCCCAGTGGCCACCAGCTACGCGAACACCTACAAG GTCTCTTACCCCGCAGCCCACGTCGCTAAGGTCGCCGTTGCCGCCCCGGCTCTGAGCTACGCCGCCGCCCCCACCCTCGCCTACGGACACGGACTTGGATACGGATACTCAGCAGGCTACGGACACGGTCTTGGTTACGGATACGGCGGATACGGATACGGCCACGGCACATACGTCCACTAA
- the LOC124175613 gene encoding protein PRRC2C-like, translating into MFKFVVLAALVAVASAAPGGLLAAPVVAAPYAVAHSVPVATSYANTYKVSVKSPIVAAAPAPLAYSHAVAAAPLAYAHAPVAAYAAPAYVHSAPLAYAGYGAAYIHPELANSSSKVSVPDDDALLYKRRESSTEQISLRLNSNQPPKQIQINMFKLIFLSAFVAVAFARPSAHHALVAGPAVVGRLVSEKTVESHGNTVVHNSAPLVHAAVPAVAYAAAAPLVAAVPAVHAVHAVHAVPQAHLISEKTIESHGNSVVHGTAPVISYAAAVPAVRYAAAVPVAPHSALISEKSVSSYGHSIVHQGSPVVHTLAAAPALTYSAYAHPAISVW; encoded by the exons ATGTTCAAGTTCGTCGTCCTCGCCGCCCTCGTGGCCGTCGCTTCGGCCGCACCTGGAGGCCTTCTGGCCGCCCCCGTCGTCGCCGCCCCCTACGCCGTGGCCCACTCGGTCCCGGTCGCCACAAGCTACGCCAACACCTACAAGGTGTCCGTCAAGAGCCCGATCGTCGCCGCCGCCCCAGCCCCCCTTGCCTATTCTCACGCCGTCGCCGCCGCCCCCCTCGCCTACGCTCACGCTCCGGTCGCAGCCTATGCCGCCCCCGCCTACGTCCACTCTGCCCCCCTGGCCTACGCCGGGTACGGAGCGGCCTACATCCAC CCCGAGTTGGCGAACTCGTCGTCGAAGGTCTCGGTCCCGGACGACGACGCGCTCCTATATAAACGACGGGAGAGCTCTACGGAGCAGATCAGTCTCAGGTTAAACTCAAACCAACCGCCCAAACAAATCCAAATCAACATGTTCAAGCTG ATCTTCTTGTCCGCTTTCGTGGCTGTCGCCTTCGCCAGGCCGAGTGCCCACCACGCGCTGGTCGCCGGTCCGGCAGTCGTCGGCCGCCTCGTCTCCGAGAAGACGGTGGAGTCTCATGGAAACACGGTGGTCCACAACTCCGCACCGTTGGTTCACGCCGCGGTTCCTGCCGTCGCCTACGCCGCAGCCGCCCCCCTCGTAGCAGCCGTCCCCGCCGTCCACGCCGTCCACGCCGTCCACGCCGTTCCCCAGGCTCACCTCATCTCCGAAAAGACGATCGAGTCCCACGGAAACTCTGTGGTCCATGGAACAGCTCCCGTAATTTCATACGCCGCTGCAGTCCCCGCCGTCAGATACGCCGCCGCCGTCCCCGTCGCCCCGCACTCGGCCCTCATTTCTGAGAAATCCGTCTCCAGCTACGGCCACAGCATCGTTCACCAGGGATCTCCGGTCGTCCACACCTTGGCCGCAGCCCCGGCACTGACTTACTCGGCTTACGCTCACCCCGCTATCAGCGTTTGGTAA
- the LOC124175890 gene encoding uncharacterized protein LOC124175890, whose protein sequence is MFKPVIFSIVLILATAQAAPAATPETAKRDAQTPASTAKLTPIVGPIVSPIAHIPLARAPILPQVSPYQYAYSYPAPIAPVAYVPGGYSIEQHGYNIAY, encoded by the exons ATGTTTAAACCC GTGATATTCTCAATCGTTTTGATCTTGGCGACCGCGCAGGCAGCACCGGCTGCCACGCCAGAGACTGCAAAACGCGATGCTCAAACCCCGGCCTCGACAGCCAAGCTGACACCCATCGTCGGCCCAATAGTGTCGCCAATTGCGCATATTCCTTTGGCCAGAGCCCCAATACTTCCTCAG GTATCTCCTTACCAGTACGCCTACTCATATCCGGCGCCGATAGCACCGGTTGCCTATGTGCCAGGCGGCTATTCCATTGAGCAGCACGGCTATAACATTGCTTACTGA
- the LOC124175879 gene encoding regulator of nonsense transcripts 3A, whose translation MTEETQPEVSPPTDSQSSTPDAANKPKDNKKDKCRPMTKVVIRRLPPSMTLEQFIEQISPLPDHDYMYFVKADLSLGQHAFSRAYINFIEQQDIFIFREKFDNYVFVDAKGTEYPAVVEFAPFQRLPKKRVGKKKDQKCGTLKTDPYYLSFLECLKNQEAESGLSQPKTEYSYQPSDGLSKKVTTTPLLEFLKQRKQDKQRLRDEKREERRRRDLERRRAKDELTISKVLKNPDLGKEISKETKETKDEKEKLSPKEGKSRNRKEEKQRDKPVRERDSKIPGKNFKDREVKHQRRNEEKKSFIKKEERENSKEDRRIDSKEERRNETREEDRESEVKDKRVEEKRGKSYEKMRQEKKRLAEAKRQNIETGSEPSNANKPKKEERESFSKKDKKSEVALNVMKAEKIQILKDEVKKKEEKSKPKPEPEIGCKESKELCETYEIKTQNEVHDREIEALTSPEEHLADSAKSKSNDQIDSESIYITDLGIQEGTKVMKRRSSLESGGEGSGGDGATLRRHKSLDGGDQCSLKKDGKNDKEKSKKDPRQERRIRNKDRPAMEIYRPGMGKFSKQRLEREKSTNDERASLSQSPTPSPIPSTAVKPSKPAAEVRSMTFKRSLSRDLP comes from the exons ATGACTGAAGAAACACAGCCCGAAGTTTCACCTCCGACAGATTCTCAATCAAGTACACCAGATGCTGCGAACAAGCCCAAGGATAACAAAAAAGATAAATGCCGTCCCATGACCAAA GTCGTTATTCGACGACTTCCGCCTTCTATGACTCTGGAGCAATTTATTGAGCAAATCTCACCGTTGCCGGACCACGATTACATGTATTTTGTAAAAGCGGACTTGTCGTTGGGTCAACACGCATTTTCCCGAGCCTATATAAACTTCATCGAGCAACAggatatattcatatttaggGAAAAGTTTGATAATTATGTATTCGTCGACGCCAAGGGTACCGAGTATCCAGCTGTGGTTGAGTTCGCTCCCTTCCAAAGACTGCCAAAAAAACGAGTTGGCAAGAAAAAGGATCAGAAATGTGGCACGCTCAAGACAGATCCCTACTACCTTAGCTTTCTCGAATGCCTGAAAAATCAGGAAGCTGAGTCAGGCTTAAGTCAGCCTAAAACCGAGTACTCCTATCAACCATCTGATG GATTGTCCAAGAAGGTTACGACGACTCCacttttagaatttttgaaGCAACGTAAGCAAGATAAGCAGCGACTGCGTGATGAGAAACGCGAAGAAAGACGGCGCAGAGATTTGGAGAGGCGAAGAGCTAAAGATGAATTAACAATATCCAAG GTATTAAAAAATCCCGACCTTGGCAAAGAGATAAGCAAGGAAACGAAAGAAACCAAAGATGAGAAGGAAAAGTTGTCGCCTAAAGAAGGAAAGAGTCGTAACAGAAAAGAGGAGAAACAACGTGACAAGCCtgtgagagaaagagactCGAAAATTCCAGGGAAAAACTTTAAAGACAGAGAAGTAAAGCATCAacgaagaaacgaagaaaaaaagtcttttattaaaaaagaggaaagagaaaattcgAAGGAAGATAGGAGAATTGATTCCAAGGAAGAACGTAGAAATGAAACGAGAGAAGAAGACAGAGAAAGTGAAGTTAAAGATAAAAGAGTGGAAGAAAAGCGTGGGAAAAGTTACgaaaaaatgagacaagagaagaaaaggttAGCTGAGGCTAAGCGGCAGAACATAGAAACTGGATCTGAGCCTAGTAATGCTAATAAACCAAAAAAGGAGGAACGTGAATCGTTTTCAAAGAAAGATAAGAAGTCAGAGGTTGCTCTGAATGTGATGAAGGCTGAGAAAATTCAGATTCTCAAGGacgaagtaaagaaaaaagaagagaagtcCAAACCTAAACCTGAACCAGAAATAGGATGTAAGGAATCAAAAGAACTATGTGAGACTTACGAAATTAAAACACAAAACGAAGTACATG ATAGAGAAATAGAGGCGTTAACTTCACCCGAAGAACACCTTGCAGACTCAGCCAAATCTAAATCAAATGACCAGATTGATTCTGAAAGTATTTATATAACCGATTTAGGTATTCAGGAAGGCACAAAGGTAATGAAGAGGCGGAGTTCATTGGAGAGCGGTGGGGAGGGAAGTGGTGGTGATGGGGCAACCCTTAGGCGGCATAAATCGTTGGATGGAGGTGATCAATgtagtttaaaaaaagatggaaaaaatgacaaagaaaaatcCAAGAAAGACCCGAGGCAGGAGCGAAGAATCAGAAACAAG GATCGGCCAGCAATGGAAATTTACAGACCTGGCATGggaaaattcagtaaacaGCGATTAGAACGCGAAAAGTCAACCAACGATGAACGAGCTTCTCTTTCTCAGAGCCCAACCCCAAGCCCTATTCCCTCCACAGCTGTTAAACCAAGTAAACCTGCCGCTGAAGTTAGATCAATGACTTTTAAGCGTAGCCTGAGCCGCGATCTACCTTAG